A genomic segment from Heterodontus francisci isolate sHetFra1 unplaced genomic scaffold, sHetFra1.hap1 HAP1_SCAFFOLD_58, whole genome shotgun sequence encodes:
- the LOC137365880 gene encoding histone H2B-like, with amino-acid sequence MQGAKKTVSKPSAKGGKRRRKSRKESYSIYIDKVMKQVHPDTGISSKAMSIMNSFVNDIFGRIAGEASRLGHYNKCRTISSREIQTAVRLLLPGELAKDAVSEGTKAVTKYISSK; translated from the coding sequence ggcgcaaagaaaactgtgagtaaaccatcagcaaagggcggtaagaggcggagaaagtcgaggaaggagagttactccatctacatcgacaaagtgatgaagcaggttcaccccgacaccggcatctcctccaaggccatgagcatcatgaactcgtttgtgaacgatattttcgggcgcatcgcgggtgaggcttcccgcctgggccATTACAACAAGtgcagaaccatcagctcccgggagatccagaccgccgtgcgcctgctgctgcccggggagctggccaaagacgccgtgtcggaagggacaaaggcggtgaccaagtacatcagctccaagtaa